The Macaca thibetana thibetana isolate TM-01 chromosome 19, ASM2454274v1, whole genome shotgun sequence genome has a segment encoding these proteins:
- the IGFL3 gene encoding insulin growth factor-like family member 3 isoform X2, with the protein MMPRCCILVLVWGITVFLSQCSQGTTDAPVDSGPWLCQPVPRCGNKIYNPLEQCCYDDAILSLEQTRRCGSNCTFWPCFELCCPESFGPQQKFLVKLKVLGTKSQCHSSPISRSCIG; encoded by the exons ATGATGCCACGATGCTGCATCTTGG tTCTTGTTTGGGGGATAACAGTCTTCCTCTCCCAGTGTTCACAAGGAACTACCG ATGCTCCTGTTGACTCAGGACCATGGCTGTGCCAGCCGGTGCCCAGGTGTGGGAACAAGATCTACAACCCTTTGGAGCAGTGCTGTTACGATGATGCCATCTTGTCCTTAGAGCAGACCCGTCGCTGTGGCTCCAACTGCACCTTCTGGCCCTGCTTTGAGCTCTGCTGTCCCGAGTCCTTTGGCCCCCAGCAGAAGTTTCTTGTGAAGCTGAAGGTTCTGGGTACGAAGTCTCAGTGTCACTCATCTCCCATCTCCCGGAGCTGTATCGGGTAA